The following DNA comes from Castor canadensis chromosome 15, mCasCan1.hap1v2, whole genome shotgun sequence.
AGATTACAACTCTCGAACAGCCAAATGGATGAGCTGCAGAGAAGAAGGGATTGTGAGGTCGTGGCCACAGCTTCTGTGCCCTATCTGGGAGCGTCACCTCCCAGCACATAAATCAACCTGGAAGCCCTCCAAACCCCATGGATtagggttttggtttgtttttttttttggggggtggtcaTTACATAGACACCATTGATTAAACACTGGTGACTGAATTCACTGGTGACTGGACTCGGTCTCCAGCCCCTCTTCCATCCCTAGAGATCAAGGGCCATTCTGCCATTCCTAGTTCCAATGCTAATCATAGCTTGGTCTTCCTGGTGACTTGTCCCCATCCTGAGCTATCTAAGGACTCCACCCACCCACCATCCCCTTAGCATGCAAAAGACACTCGTCACTCAGAGACTCTAAGGGTTTTAGGACTCTGCACCAGGAATTAGGgacaaaaatcaaatacttaatgTTTACCACAATCTAATATAAAATCTGACAGTGCACTCCTCTCCCTTAAACCCTACGGTGGACGAACATGTCCCCTTAGCACTGTGCACGAGCCTCCTGAGGCAGTGCACTCTCCTGACCACGCCATATTGTAGCGTGCCCTTTGGCCTGCTCACCTGCCTGTCCCATCTGCCTGGAAAATCCAGTGCCGGTTCAGATGGTAGAACAGACCCTGACCTGGGAGCCTGGCCTTTCACAGACTCATCTGCTTACTCCAAAATGGGGCTTAGCCAAAGCCAAGAATACTCCTCCTCCCACTGTGGAGAAGGACCTGCTGTTTGGAGAAGGCATTGCACATCTTCGGAGGGAACAAGCTAAACAATGTTCCTGACCTGTGACTTTCCACCTCGCAGCTCATCACCTCcaagggcaggaggaggggacAGTCTTCCAGCCCAGCTGTAAAGAGAATACCCAAGCATGGCTTCAGGAGACAAGGAAGGAAGCCAGAAAGAATCTACTTAAGCTGTCCTCAAGCAAATAGCAGACTTGAGGTAGAGCTGCCTTCctgtaaagaataaaagaaaaaattagaccTGTGTAACCCTTctgccaaaagaacaaaaaaaaaaaaaggaccagagCAGCACACACAAGGCAGCTAAGCATTCACGTCAGAAGCCTTCTTCCAGAAAACCAAAGGAAACTTTAAGCAATTGCTTTAAACGCtccaaaaaatgtaaacaaaatctAGGAAACGAGCCCAAAGGAGAGTTAAAACAAGTGAGttaaagggaaggagaaaagctaAGGAACAAATTTGAGGTGCATGGGGAAGACCATGAGGAGCAGTGAGCATAACACATGCTGCAGAAGACAAAATTGATGACATGGAGGACACCGTGTCACAAAGTGACACCTCACACAGTGAGcaagagaaaaagatgaagagTTGGATCAAAGCATTTGGAAGATGACAGAAATCAAGACTGACCCTGTCCCAATGTTGGGACACTGATGCTCCTGGTACAGAGAACAAACAGAATAGAAAAGACTCATGAGGACATAGCAAGGCAAGGCTTCGTTACCCAGAGGACGTGCTGAACCTGAAGATCCCAGTGGCCTGGCACATCCAAAAAGTATTCTACAGAAAACGATCCACACCCAGACAAGTGCACTGGCGAGTTTACTGATGCTTGAAAGTAAGGAAATatacccagcaccaccaaaaaacgcATAacgaaaaggggaaaaagaacaattcttaaataataaaaaaaataaggaagtccATTAAATACACTGGCAGAAGCACCCGCTTTGGACAGTGTACCTCGCTTTTATTGAattctgcatgtgtgttaccaaGTGCTTCAATGTTTACAGCGGGCTGAGATCTTGCTGCTACCAGTGCCCCGATTCACAGACAGGAAAACTGAGTTTCAGAGGTGCTCGGTGACCACAGGAAGCGACAGCCTGAACCTCAAGTATCTCCCTGAGCCACAGAGCCTCTCTGCAAAGGAGGGAAGCCTCAGTGTGGACACTTAGCCAAAGCCCAGCAGATGGCggccagggctggaggtgtggcccaggtGGTACAGTGgtcacctagcaagcatgaggctgtgagttcaaaccccagtaccagtaaAGAAggacggggtgggggggaggaaggggaggaaaaaggGGGTGTCTGCACTTCTGCACTGAGTACTCCACCCGGCCTAGGGCCACATAGTCTCAATTATACAGACTTAGACGTACTACCATTATCTACTAGTTGTCTTTACCAGAATTACTCCATCTTCCATGATAGAATCGCTGCAGAAGATACAGGTGCGTAATTAGGCTGATTTACACACAATAATATACACTCAGACTATAAGGAAGCTTCTGGGGAAACTCCTACTCAGTACAAGTTCCTGCCACACAGCCAAGGGTCTTGTTCACTGCTGGACCCACACACTAGGGGTGACACCACAGGGTCACTGGTCAAACTGAAAGGTGAACTGGATCTACCTGGAGCAGCTCAGTTTGATACAGGGCACAGGTGAAAATGATATGAAATTCCAAGTTATCTTGTGGATTTTGACAAACTGATCCTAAAGTCTATATGGGAAGGCAAAAGACCCAGAACAACCAATAAaatccaaaagaagaagaaaaaggaggaggacgGGAAATACAATATAGAAGAAATATAATGAGCAAAgatcatttttaaacaaatactacTGGAATAATAAGACATCACacatttcacaaaaattaattcagaatGAATCATACATGGAGATGCCAAAGACAAAAGTATAAAACATCCAGAAGCTGATATAGGAAGAAAAGTGGCTGACCTTGTGTTGGACAATGAGTTTTTAGgtacaacagcaaaaacaacccAGACAAGAAAAACTTTATAAGCTGCACTTTGTTAAAATCGAGAAGCTCTGCAAAACACACTGGTGAGGGAATGAAAAGACAGCCACAGACCACAAGGAAACTTTGCGGAGTGTGTATCTGATAAAAGACTTGTATCCACAGTCCACAACAAGCTCTTCAAAATCAGCAGTGAGAAAACCACCACATTTACATATGGACAAAGATTGGGGccggcacagtggctcacacctatggtCCAGCTACCCAGagccagagactgggaggatggaggtctgaggacagccagggcaaaaaccGTGAGCCCCTCCCTGAGAAATAACTCAAGGAAAGGggctgacaaagtggctcaaacggtagagcacctgcctagcaagcgtgtggCCTGGAGCCCAGACTCCAGCACTTCCACAAAAGGGGGAGGACGCAGCAGAAGCTCTGAACAGACACATCACCAAAGATGGTATGCAAGCGgtaaataggcaaatgaaaaaaatgcctagagaattacaaattaaaacaatgagattaCACTACAAAACACTAGAATGGCTAAAAGCTGAAAAAAACCTGGCCATATCAAATGCTGGCAGGTCACAGAGTAAAAAGGATGACCATTCGCTggagtgggaatgcaaaatgaaaCAGCCACTTAGGCTTCTTCTTACAAGGTTAAACATAAATCCAGCCCTTTGGATAACACAAAGCAACATATCAGGAAATACCATTCATTAGTTGTGAGCAGTGGGAGGAACACACATCAGCATCAGGATCCTCTTAAAACCATCTCCTGCCAGGTACagttgttcacacctgtaatcctggctactcaagaggcgagtgttgggaggatcacagttcaatgccaacctgggcaaaaactccccaagaccctatctcaaccaataagccaggcatggtgatacatgcttgtcatccagctacatgggaggctgtaggtaggaggatcacagtctgaggctagccttggggaaaaacttgagaccctgtctgaaaaacaactaatgcaaaaaaaaaaaaaaaaaaggctcaactgtgaggccctgagttcaaacagacacacacacaatcaaatgAAATGTACCCATCTGCTCGGGTGTCTGAATCCCACAAGCTGAATGCTCAAACGACAAATTCTCtttgtcacagttctggaggcaagaagtccaagatgaaggtgcAGGTAGGATTTGTGTGTGGTGAGGTCCCTCTGGATTGTTTTCCTCACGTggaggaagagacagaggcagaaagaagagCTCTGTGCTGTTTCTTCTTCGGGAAGGACCCCTGTCCTACCAGAGTAAGACCCCACCCTTAGAGCCTCATTCAACCCTAATTACCTCCCTAAAGGCTGACTCCAAATGCAGTGCCACTGGGTTTACAGcttcaacattttaattttgaactgggcgtacacctgtaatcccagctgctctggaggtggagagaaggaagaaaggattcaAGGCCAATCCAGTGAAAGTtagagagacactatctcaaaaacagactgaaacaaaagggctggcagagtggctcaagtggcagggcacctgcttagcaagcatgaggccctgagttcaaaccccacgcAGAGGGACAAGCGCTTCACAGAACAGCATGCGTGTGATGCATGAGAAATTTGCATACAAACATGAGTGGGAAGATGGCCATCTctaagccaagtgccagtggctcacgcctgcaatcctagctactcaggaggcagagatcaggatggtcGCAGTTTGAGccagccctatcttgaaaaagtccttcacaaaaaatggctggtggagtggctcgaggtacagaccctgagttcaaaccccagcaccaccaaaacaacaaaaaacaaaaaactacctcTAAATGAGGAGAGATTTCAGTTGATTTTGATTTCCACCTGCATGCTTTAAAAAAGTTATGAACAAGTGAGAAGTATCTCAAAGGCAGTACAGCTACTTCAGTAACAAAATTCTTCCTAGGAGCCGCCTCCCCCCATGGAGCCTGCCCTCCCCCAGCGCCCAGctccccctccttcctctgtGGTCGGATCCCCTGAGTCAAAGGATGGTGGATGGTATTTGCAAAGGGAATGTGCGTGGCCAGGACAGCAGGGACCCAGCCCAGGATCTCACTGTCACACTCAGCCTCGAGCAAATTGCGTCACAAATTTAATTTGTGTGTACCCTATTCATTTTGCATAGAATCTGTCTTTCTCCTAAATTCCTTAGGTGTTGACAGCCCAACACAAAATATGGCCACTCTTTAAGTAAGTAGCTGACTCAAAATCTTAGGGTAGATTTGAAATTCAAGCATCCCTTAGGTCAGGATTCTCTCTGCTCCCGGTCTTCCCCCTTCAGCATGGGGGAGCCAAGAGGGATGTGTGTGGAAGTTTGCCGAGAGAGGCGAAGCTTTTGACATTTCCACATTTGCTCCTGAGGCTTTTCTGATGATTCTTCTAACAGATGCGTCTAATGCAGAGCTAGCATTTCTCCTAAGAGCTGCAAGCAGTTCCACCAGGGTGTGAATTATTTTGAAAGAGCAAAATGTGTTTTCtatggtttggggtttttttcccagaAGATAAAATCCAAGTCCAGGTTCATGAAGTGAGACTAGAAAATTCTAAGGCCAAAGCTGGTAGTTAAAACAGAAGACCGAGGCTCCGGAGCAATGGACGCTCACGTCCTGATGGGCGCTCAGTGGACAGAAAGGGCTTGGGGAAGTCCAGGCTGAGGAAGGGTGTGATTAAGTTCAGCAgatggaaaaatggaaagaacagcctttctaaaagaaaaaggagtgtAAGTTACAGCGTGTCCTCGCCCCGTGGTGACCGTGGTTCCGGGTGTCATCTTTCACAGAGTGGAGTTTGGACTCTGTGGTGACCTTCCTCACTGCAGCTTCTACTGGTTCCATAGTAAATTTAACCTTTTTGTTCATCTTATCATCCTCCACTGGAAACACTTGTAGCCCTCACCTAGACTTTTAGAAATTAAACCACTCAGATGcagtttaattttatataatcagATTTAGAAATAAACCAGAGGAAAGGCGTGATCAGAATGAGGAATTCTGGGACCAGATAAAAGGAGGACCGCCTTTGAATTAAACCAAAGATCAGGGCAGGACATCCTCTGTCCCACTGAAAGCAGCCTGGTGAATAGGGAATGCTTAGCCGCTGCAGGCGTGATGGCATCCACGGTGTCCCATGCCACAGACGCTGCCATTTGCAGAACTGAAAGCTCAGTGCCCGATGTGCGTCCTGCCCAGGACAACAGGGCTGTGAACACCTGGGGCAGCTTAGTTGGGGCTGTGCTGCTAGACTTACAACCTGCAGCTTCTCTCGAAGAGAAATGTTGCTCACGCCTTTCTAGAACCATGTGGAGTCAGACCCAAGGTGGGGTCCCCACTATGTTGATCACTGTCCTTGCTAGTTTCCATCACCACGTAAAATACTGTTTTGGTAAACATGCAAAATGCCTGAGTTAGGACTTTCATTTCCCTTCTTTCATTTCCCttccctgtgtgctgggattgaccggtgtgtgccaccacacctggctctgagATATGGATTTCTTTGTAGAAGACTGAGGACTGTCAAAACGAGAGGTGATCAGTGAGATGGCACTTTTACTGCATGTTGGAAAGGCCTTGGTCCGGGTCCAGGATGGACGTGGGTCTAACAGCTGTCACTTCAGCCAACTCACTTTCAGGTTATCTTAGATTTATGTCCCAATGTGCAATCAGTGAACTTCTGATATGGAGGAAAAAAGTCTGCAGTGACAATGGAGGCCAAGCCACTACTAGGGACATTTGACCTTACAGTTGGGAGACTTCCTATGGTATTGCTCTCAGCCACTCTAGCCTACGTCCCTCAGTTAGGTGAAAGCCTCCCCATCCAAGCCATGTCCCCAAGGCTGAGGGCTTCCTTTATTGATCTCGGAGCCACCGAAAGCTATGATATGGAAGAGGCTGGAGATTGCCCCTAGGAACTGGTGTGTCGTACTCAAGTACTTTCCAGTGTCAGAAGAAAAACTCAACAAGAACTCACCCTGCAGCGTTTTCTTGGAATTTAGAAGCAAGACATATCCTTGTGGCCTCCCACTGGGCTAATTGAACATGGCGTCGTCCGTTGGAGTGCACGCCGAGCCCAGCCTCTGTAGAAGACACTGTGACACCTGGTGTGGtctagccatcctgctttgttTTCTGGGGGTCGGGGGAGAAACGGGCAAAACTGAAATCCTTTTGATTCTAGTGGTATTGTTCAGTAGACCAGGACTGGCGAGAAGTAGGTGCAGGGCTTTCTACTTTAGATACACAAGATAAATGCCATGAGTGTCACAGCAAGAGCAGTAATTATAGCATCTATCTTGTCATGGGATGTGACTATAGTAATTGCAAGCTTTTCTCCCATGCCTGAAGCTTGTAATTACAGCACAGCTAACAGGATTACAAGCTAACTTGGGCTGCTGTAATCACCTCTTTTATCCTGAAATGCAATGGTAAAATTCCACAGTTGTCCCCCAGCTTCCGGATCCTTTCCAACATCTGCTGTCTTGCATCTGGATAAGGAGGCAGGCGGGAGGGGTGCTCAGAGCAGCTTCAACTTCAACAGGAAAGCAGCTGTCAATTGCCTACCACAgtgaaattttgattttaaaagttttcaaaggTGACAGATGTTTTATGGAATCTGCTGATGTCTGCAACCCAACTTTTATAGGAAGGAAAGATCCAGCTACAAAAATCAATCTGGGGCTGGTTAAGAAACCCCCACTGCGCTAGCTCAGGAGCAGATGTAGGTTAGTTAATGCCTGGAAATTACATGTGGGTCATTGTGTCACCTTCCACATGTAAGGAGCAGGAAGTCGTTGTTGCCCCCATTTGTCTTCTCCGACACCACATTACTTTAATGCCGGGGTCATCCTGGATCCATGGGTTATCAGCGGTAAAGGGACTGCGGACACTGTGAGCTGGCGGCCTGGCCAAGGTGGAAACTCcctcagttattttgttataaGATGATCACACTCGGCAGAGGCAGCTGTGCAGGCATTCGTACCCGTCTTTATAGTGCAATTGTCTCGGTCTGTCTTCTGCAGCTGTGATAGAATCCCACAGTTTGGGAATTTATCAGAAAAGCAATTTATTTCTCTtggctctggaggctgggaagtccaggaGCAAAGTGCTAGCATGTCAGGACCTCTGAGCTGCATCATAACCCAGTGGACGGGCAGGAGATCACAGGCgagagaaagaaaatcaggtCAAACCCATCCCTTCTTCAGGAACCCGATACCAAGATAACTGGCCCCACCCTGCTATGAGGCCTTGCCCTGTCCTTGGGCCATGTGACCCAATCACCCCAAAAACATCCATGTATTAATTTTGCTAAATTCAGCAGGAGTCCTGGAGGGACAAATGGCAGTATCACCTGAGAGCATCAGGAAAATCAGTACAGCATGGGACCAACCCAGATCTACACATGTGCTCTTGTGCTTGCCTCTGAAACTGGCTTCTTTGCAAACAACTCCTGCAGTTCAAGTACACAGAAGGAACTCAGCCAATACCACTGTGGtctgaaaacagaaacataaggAGGCAGTCTAAGAACAACTTGTCTTCTGGAAAGGAAAATTGTGACCTCGGGTAGAGTCTTCCCTGGGGAGGTGACAGAAAAATTCCTAGATGGAACCTGCGTAGAACTGGCAAGGCCATAATTGTTGGGGTGTTGCAGATGCTGGCTGTGATCTACCGGATCTCACCTCCTCTGGGCTCTTCCCCCAAGAAGGACCCTCGCATCTTCTGAGCCCCCTCCTCCAGTGCCTTGACTATGACGTACTTGGCCTTGAGTTTGCTTTCAGAGAATTAATCCAATTCACCTGGGATGAGTGTGGCACACGCTGATCATTTTGGTAACTTCATTATCCTGAGTCTTCTCAGTCAGCTCTCGCAGGCAAAATCCTGCCTTCCTCTTTCCCCGCATCCTCTGAGTTAGGTCTACAAGGTAGGGATGCTCTGTATTGCTTCTCGGTGAGATCATGAGGTTTACTGAGGATTCAGAACCCACTGGGGCAGGATGGGAAAATGAAAACTAGACCACTGGGAAGGGCATGACGGTTGCTGGGGaacgaacccagggccttgcacttgctagggaagtgctctactgcttgagccccaccCTCAgtcttctggttttattttgttttggagatggggtgtcattTCTAAATGAGGTCCTGAAGGAAGCTCGTGAGGTTAGGGATGATGACCCAGAAGGAAAGGGTGGCTCCAACATGGCCACCCTTGCATTGGCTGGTTGCCAGAGGGATCTCTGGATAGACTCATCGGAATTGTTGGGGAGACCGAGGCAGCTTCTGCATGTCTGGGGCTGGTGCAAAGCCTGGAACAGGGAGGAGGGAGACACGATCTGACTGGGGCGGTGGTGAAGCGCCTGGCTCCTGCTGAGAAGATGGCACAGCTgcaggcctcagcctcccacacccACGGCTGTGTGCTGCAGCTCTCGCTGCACCATTCCCGCTCCTTGTGTGTCCACCACAGCTCTGTGGGCTCAGGTCAGCGTCTGTGCTTCTGTGCTCCCATCCCTTGTATGGCTTCACAGGTCCCCTGCAGGCTTTGTCCTCCCTTGGGCCTCTGCCCACTTGGGAAATTCCTATTCTGGTATCTTTACACCATTGCACACTTCAAATGCCCCTACTGAACTCCACGTGGATTTGTCTAGAACCTACAACATTGACCATGGTGCCATGAAAAGTAGAACCATAGACTAGCCAAGCAAAAGCAAGCTTAGACAACAGCTAGCAGTCCTGAATTCTGCtagtgagaaaaataaagcatgagAGGTTGAGttccttgcccaaggtcacacagctagcttAAGGAAACCTGATATTCATTGATGTCCCTTTCCCCATTCCAACAAAGCCTATACTTGTTGGGATTTGGGTTGACTCATCTGCTCCACTTCTAGTTGATTTATTTGTGGAAAACATTTTCCTGGTTCTCTGCTCAAGTTATCTGTGGGATTACAGCCACTGCTAACGTGTGAGTCTGGGCTGGAGACCCAGGGATTCTGAATCCTCTGTAAACCTCAGAGGACTCTACGTAAAATGCTGAAAGATGAGCCAGTTGAAAGGGTGAACGTGGCATGGCTGGAGACTTTGAAATAGTTTCCGTCCACGTGTAGAGTGCGTTCAACTGGAGACAAGGTAGACTTGGAACCAAGGGGTGGCTTTGGGCTGCTGTGCACTCCCTGCCTCTAAGCCTCTAATAAGCACTTGCTGAGGAACAACCCAACTGGTGGGTTATTTCACCAGCCATTCATCTGCAAGCCAGGGACGCAGAGAGCCAGATGAGCTGGTAATGCCATCTCCCTCTCAGCAAGCGCTTCTCAGCTCGCTGCCCTCTCCCACTGAGCTCTTCCCCTGGACTTGAGCTGGGCCAGTTTCATGCACAATTGCCATGTGTCAGTCAGGAAGTCCAGAAGGAAAACAGAGGGGAAAGGGGCTCTGGTCAGAAGCACCCTGCTGCTCAGGGAATGACACCCCCAGTTAAAAGTTGTACGATTATAAGACATAGCTAAATATGGTTCCTGTTGAGGGGCACGGAATGTCTCCTGGTTGATTATAAGAGTGGGCTGCAATAAGACGACCAATAATAAATAGGATCGCCCTGGCTTGGGCGGGGCATTGCGCTGCATTTCTCTTCCACAAATGGCTCAGCAGAGTCCTCATGAGGCTGTACCTGGTCCCTCTTCTCCCTCTGGCTGGGAGTGCAGTAAGGACAGCTGGGCCTTCCTGCCCGCTCCGCAGCCCTCTCTTGATACTGGCCTAGCACCTCAGTGTGACCTCTCCTTGCCAGCATCTTCCAGTTCTGGCTCCCAGGTTTGCACCAACCCCCTGCAGTCCCCTGGTCTTGCTGTTGGTCCTGCAAACCTTACAGCCTGTCCTCAGTGTGTCCCCTCCCCTCGTGGGTCTCCCCCGGGACCCACTCTGTGAGCTGCCTTTAACCAAGTGCCTGTGCTGTGTCTCCACAGGTCTCCCAGGCAGCTGCGGACCTCCTGGCTTACTGTGAAGCCCATGTGCGGGAGGACCCGCTCATCATCCCAGTGCCTGCCTCGGAAAACCCCTTCCGGGAGAAGAAGTTCTTTTGTACCATCCTCTAAGGCCCCTGGTGATGAAATGTCTCCTTTCCTGATGTAAAAATGCCTCCCAGAGACCTGCATGCTCCTAGCCATAGGGAACGCCACCTACACCATTGCCATCCCACCCACCAGGGCTGGGGTGCCTCTtggtttttcatgttttctttgtgatattcaatttctgtttttttttcttttcattgttatgCTATTTTCACTAATCGCaaagaaaattgacatttttatagcCAAATAACAAATGTGCCATGTAAAAATAACTATTGATTTAAGGGTTTGCCACTTTTAAACATCAATTCCCAAGCTTAAATACAGCAGGTTAATAAATTCCAGTGGATACATTACTGAAATGAAAAGCTGTGCTCAAGTATCCCCCATCTGCCTTCATTCAGTATCAAAGGAGAGCATTGTGACTGCCTGCAATGCACAGGCAAGGTTTCCATCTTCCTGGAAAAGGAAGCAGTGGTTGTTCTCTCTTCCTACATCTCCGCCGTCCTGTTAGTAAGGAAACGACCCACAGGATTGGAACTGTTGTCTCAGAATGGTCTTCAGGGCAGTGCAGCCCAGACCCTGGGGGATGGCCAGgtctctgctgcttctcactgACCATCCCTCCTGTGCTTGTAGGTAGACACTAGAGTAATGTCACCTATAGATGGTCACCACCACAGACATCAGTTGACGGCAGGGCCATGGCCCCACTCCAAATGCCACCTCCTCCTGCTGTCTCCTACTCTGGCTCCCACAGGTTATTTCTAATGTGGACCCACTCACACAGGCCCATTCAGAGCAGGGTCAAAGCACTGTGGTCCCTGCACACAGGAGTTAATCAGTGGCTGTGTCACCCACAGATCTGAGCATTGATGTGCAAACTTATTTAAATACCACAGGTGTAGGTCTGTTTTCTAGAGAGGGAAGTTGACGCACCAAAAGATTCTACAGTTTGCCTACAGTTACAGACAAGAAGCGGAAAGACATACTGAAGTGCAGGTGGTCCAACCCCACAGCCTTCTCTGAACCCCTAAGCTGTGACACCTTCCAGGCTTACCTGCTTTCAGGTGGATAGACCCACAAACAATCTTAATTGCCTGTCAGGACACAAATGTGTTTGTCACACTGACCCATGGCCACCTAGCAGCATACTTCTTTTCTCACCTTCACCAGAGGACAGCTGGTGAACCCGTGTTCTGGCAGTTTACGGAAGATTTGTGGATCTCCCAGAGACTAGGCGGCATGCGTTAGCCCTGGGAGTCTGAGTCAAAAATCTGTAGGCCCCATCCAAGCCACTCAAGCCATCCCCGATGAGAGAGGAGGAGAACACATGGGGGCAGAGAGCTCTTTGTGGACTTGGCTTTCTTCTGTGTGTTTGGAGGCTGCCTCTGCCTGGCTCTGGCCAAGGCTTGCTGGGTGATGTAGGGCAAGCCACTGTGTGCAGAGCTGTTCAAACCTGAAAACTGGGGACAGTGGTAATCACCTCTCCCACCTTTCTGCCTGGGAGGAATGGAGGAAAGCTGTGATTCTCATTTAAAACAAACTCATACTAAATGCCAAGCTACAGTGTCAAAAGAAAGAGGTGCTTTTCCCCTCCACACACTTTGCTACCTTTGCTTTTCCATCCCTCCAAGTTctgcctcccttctttctttgacATTTCTACCTCTCTTCCCACAGTCACATGAGATGCTTTCCTGCCTTCTCTCTGTACCCCTTTCTTCCTAACCTTGGAAGGGTCTTCCCTTCTAACTGTACGTAAACTCAgtccccttacttccaggcaaGATCATGCCTATGGGCTGTGAGATCCACATTCCATCAATCAGGGGAGCTGGTGATAAAGCCCGCTGGTGTCCTGGACTACAGCTATGTGGGACAGGTGTTGACATCTGCCCTCCCTTCCTATGGGGGCCATCGCTCGTTACATATGAATTCAGTGGAACGCCGTCCCCTGTAGAAGATGCAGAAGGGGGTGGCTCCCTGTTCCCCAGGCACCCCCTTTGCAGCCCCATACCTGTCAGGCAGTGGTCAGGGCCCTGGGCAGACTTCCTGAACCTCCCTGCCTGCTGGGAGCCTGGAGCAGGTGACACAGAGGTGACGAGTTCTGAGAACCATTTTACAGAGTCTACCATGGTCCAGGGTGGTCATAGCCCAGCAGGAGAGGTTTGTAAGGCAGGCAGGCCTCAGGAACGGTATGTCCACTGCTAACATCGTCCAGGGATGGCAGGGACCTGGGAAGAATGTTCCTGCTCCATTCCTGGCCCCAGGGACCTGTCCTTCCCCCGCCATATTTGAAGCCAAATACTGTGTGACCTAACAAGTCTGTTCCTGGATGGAAAATGTGTGCATATAGTCACCACAAGAAACACCCTA
Coding sequences within:
- the Gng4 gene encoding guanine nucleotide-binding protein G(I)/G(S)/G(O) subunit gamma-4; the encoded protein is MKEGMSNSSTASISQARKAVEQLKMEACMDRVKVSQAAADLLAYCEAHVREDPLIIPVPASENPFREKKFFCTIL